The following are encoded in a window of Planctomycetaceae bacterium genomic DNA:
- a CDS encoding phage/plasmid primase, P4 family: MDDPVQEILERLDGAKQVGPDQWQARCPAHEDDHPSLRVGRGADGRVLLNCRAGCATMEICKALGLSASALFPPGQKKCSAGTTIVATYDYRDAHGNLLFQSVRFEPKKFRQRRPDGNGGWLWELGDTPRVLYRLVELLAADPAQWVFIVEGEKDADNLAAVGLVATTNPQGACKWGKLSDDSALHGRRVAILPDRDAPGRKHAQDVAQRLRGKAAQVKVLELPGDGKDASDWLAAGGTAAELLALVEAAPAYEQPVEPEIAAATAPDEPMVKLGEHDPATGRLVLSPRRTLPTADAFINAFHSHPEGRTIHGHGGVFMVWRDNRFIEAEDQAVRKQLQSWLHEALRYVFDKKTNQMELVDFESNPTTINAALESLRVRAHLPASIVPPAWLDENPQRPPATEILPCRSYNLHIPSETVLPPTPALFTTNALDFDFDRAAPWPEAWLDFLAQLWGDDQQSIALLQEWFGYCLTADTSQQKMLLLVGPKRSGKGTIGRILSRLIGPANVSGPTTSGLAGPFGLQPLVGKSLAIVSDARFTGNDVGTVIERLLCISGEDNLTIERKFLPALTMKLPTRFVFLTNELPRINDASGALANRFLLLTLRQSFYGHEDTHLTSKLMSELPGILLWALQGWVHLHDRGYFELPQSSRDLLQDVEELSSPVGAFVRDCCTVAVGNRSRVEDLYAAWKGWCQKDGRNTTSTRQTFGRDLLAAVPGLTTRRNQHTGRFYEGISLSEGVA, translated from the coding sequence ATGGATGATCCCGTGCAGGAAATCCTGGAGCGTCTGGACGGGGCCAAGCAGGTCGGGCCAGACCAGTGGCAGGCTCGCTGCCCCGCGCATGAGGATGATCATCCCAGCCTGCGCGTTGGCCGGGGCGCCGACGGGCGAGTGCTGCTCAATTGCCGCGCCGGCTGCGCGACGATGGAAATCTGCAAAGCGCTGGGCCTATCCGCCAGCGCTCTCTTTCCCCCTGGCCAGAAGAAATGCTCTGCCGGCACCACAATCGTCGCCACGTATGATTACCGCGACGCACACGGAAATCTGCTCTTCCAGAGCGTGCGGTTTGAGCCTAAGAAGTTCCGCCAGCGACGGCCTGACGGCAATGGGGGCTGGCTTTGGGAACTGGGCGATACGCCGCGGGTGCTCTATCGCCTGGTCGAACTCCTGGCCGCCGATCCGGCCCAGTGGGTGTTCATCGTCGAGGGCGAGAAGGATGCGGACAATCTCGCCGCGGTGGGCCTGGTGGCCACTACCAATCCACAGGGAGCCTGTAAGTGGGGCAAGCTCTCCGACGACAGCGCGCTGCACGGCCGCCGCGTGGCGATTCTGCCTGACAGAGATGCGCCCGGTCGCAAGCACGCCCAGGACGTCGCCCAGCGCCTCAGGGGCAAGGCGGCACAGGTCAAGGTGCTCGAACTGCCTGGCGACGGCAAAGATGCCTCTGACTGGCTGGCTGCCGGCGGGACGGCGGCAGAACTGCTGGCGCTGGTCGAGGCGGCGCCCGCTTACGAACAGCCCGTCGAGCCTGAAATCGCCGCCGCTACTGCCCCCGATGAGCCCATGGTCAAACTGGGCGAGCATGATCCGGCCACAGGTCGGCTCGTGTTGTCGCCCCGCCGCACGCTGCCCACCGCCGACGCGTTCATCAACGCCTTCCACAGCCACCCTGAGGGCCGGACCATTCATGGCCACGGCGGGGTGTTCATGGTCTGGCGGGATAATCGGTTCATAGAGGCCGAAGACCAGGCGGTGCGCAAGCAGCTCCAGTCCTGGCTGCACGAGGCGCTGCGATATGTGTTCGACAAGAAAACGAACCAGATGGAACTGGTGGACTTCGAGTCCAATCCCACCACGATCAATGCCGCACTGGAATCGCTGCGAGTCCGGGCGCATCTGCCGGCCTCCATCGTTCCGCCGGCGTGGCTGGACGAAAATCCCCAGCGCCCGCCGGCGACGGAGATTCTGCCGTGCAGGTCATACAACCTGCATATCCCCTCAGAGACGGTACTGCCGCCGACGCCGGCGTTGTTCACCACCAACGCCCTGGACTTCGACTTCGACCGCGCCGCCCCCTGGCCGGAAGCATGGCTGGATTTCCTGGCGCAGCTTTGGGGTGACGATCAGCAGTCCATCGCGTTGCTCCAGGAGTGGTTTGGGTACTGCCTGACCGCCGACACCAGTCAGCAGAAGATGCTGCTGCTGGTTGGCCCCAAGCGATCGGGCAAGGGCACCATCGGGCGCATCCTGAGCCGCCTGATCGGCCCAGCCAACGTCTCCGGCCCGACCACCAGCGGCCTGGCCGGGCCGTTTGGCCTGCAGCCTCTGGTCGGCAAGAGCCTGGCCATCGTCTCGGACGCCCGCTTCACCGGCAATGACGTGGGGACGGTGATCGAGCGGCTCTTGTGCATCAGCGGGGAAGACAACCTCACCATCGAACGAAAGTTCCTGCCGGCGCTGACCATGAAGCTGCCGACTCGGTTTGTATTCCTGACCAACGAACTGCCGCGGATTAACGACGCCAGCGGCGCCCTGGCCAACCGATTCCTGCTTCTGACGCTTCGCCAGAGCTTCTACGGCCATGAAGACACGCACTTGACGAGCAAGCTCATGTCGGAGCTTCCTGGGATCCTGCTGTGGGCTCTGCAGGGATGGGTGCATCTGCATGATCGGGGATATTTCGAACTGCCCCAAAGTTCCAGGGACCTGCTGCAGGACGTGGAGGAACTGTCCAGTCCTGTCGGGGCGTTCGTCCGCGACTGCTGCACGGTCGCCGTCGGCAATCGCTCGCGTGTGGAGGATCTTTATGCAGCCTGGAAGGGCTGGTGTCAGAAAGACGGCCGTAACACAACCTCAACTCGCCAGACGTTCGGTCGCGATCTTCTGGCGGCCGTGCCGGGGCTGACAACTCGGAGAAATCAGCATACCGGGCGTTTCTACGAGGGTATCTCGCTGAGCGAGGGGGTCGCATGA
- a CDS encoding DUF1580 domain-containing protein, producing MSIDIMKDELLTLAEAAKCLPLIRSKKIAVSTLWRWCVKGMAGVYLEYARIGHRIFTSREAMNTFALAHAVVRRHKFAKAEAEAVDAAFTEHLRKDRPRTERQRQRDLAEADRILNEAGI from the coding sequence ATGAGCATCGATATTATGAAAGACGAGCTATTGACGTTGGCGGAAGCAGCTAAATGCCTGCCCCTGATCAGGAGCAAGAAGATCGCTGTGTCAACATTGTGGAGATGGTGCGTGAAGGGTATGGCCGGCGTCTATTTAGAGTACGCAAGGATAGGCCATCGCATTTTCACCTCCAGGGAAGCAATGAATACCTTTGCACTCGCCCATGCGGTGGTCCGTCGCCACAAGTTCGCCAAGGCAGAGGCAGAAGCCGTTGATGCAGCTTTCACGGAACATCTACGAAAGGACCGCCCCAGGACAGAACGCCAACGACAGCGAGACTTGGCGGAAGCAGACCGTATCCTGAATGAGGCTGGAATCTGA
- a CDS encoding nucleotidyl transferase AbiEii/AbiGii toxin family protein, which produces MSDTVRNMARSVHDRLLKIAKEKGRPYNDLQQRFAMERFLYRLSSSPFAGQFTLKGALALLAWTGSGRMYRPTMDIDLLGHTSNEAESLVKVFQAVAAQDVPIDGLVFDAQSVTAVPITEDAEYNGMRVRLTGRMGNARISIQIDIGFSDRPIPKPQRLDLPGLLDFPGVSMMGYRPESSIAEKLQAMVARDVLNSRMKDFADIWHLAQGFAFEGSTLAQAIVSTFERRNTPIPANPTAFSNEFAHREEKQAQWAAFVRRSAPTGVPDNFVEVVAGVAAFLGPVLAHLADNQRLPQRWQAPGPWQH; this is translated from the coding sequence GTGAGCGATACTGTCCGCAACATGGCGCGGTCGGTCCACGACCGTCTGCTCAAGATCGCAAAGGAAAAGGGCCGCCCCTACAACGACCTGCAGCAACGCTTCGCGATGGAGCGTTTTCTCTACCGCCTGAGCTCATCTCCCTTCGCCGGCCAGTTCACCCTCAAGGGGGCACTGGCCCTTTTGGCGTGGACCGGCAGCGGCCGGATGTATCGGCCAACCATGGACATCGACCTGCTTGGGCATACAAGCAACGAAGCGGAAAGCCTGGTGAAGGTGTTCCAGGCAGTCGCCGCGCAGGACGTGCCGATTGACGGGCTCGTGTTCGATGCCCAGAGCGTCACGGCTGTGCCGATCACCGAGGATGCCGAGTACAACGGCATGCGCGTCAGGCTGACGGGCCGGATGGGCAACGCCCGGATATCCATCCAGATCGATATTGGCTTTAGCGACCGGCCGATCCCAAAGCCTCAGCGATTGGACCTGCCCGGCCTGCTGGATTTTCCTGGCGTGTCCATGATGGGCTATCGCCCTGAATCCTCGATTGCCGAGAAGCTCCAGGCCATGGTCGCTCGCGATGTCCTCAACAGTCGCATGAAGGACTTCGCCGATATCTGGCATCTCGCACAGGGCTTCGCATTCGAGGGCTCCACGCTGGCTCAGGCTATCGTCAGCACGTTCGAGCGGCGCAACACGCCCATTCCGGCCAATCCCACTGCGTTCAGTAACGAGTTTGCGCACCGGGAAGAAAAGCAGGCCCAGTGGGCAGCCTTTGTGCGTCGATCCGCTCCCACAGGCGTCCCGGATAACTTCGTTGAAGTTGTTGCCGGCGTTGCTGCCTTTCTCGGTCCAGTTTTGGCTCATCTCGCTGACAACCAGCGGTTGCCTCAACGCTGGCAAGCTCCGGGACCGTGGCAGCACTGA
- a CDS encoding type IV toxin-antitoxin system AbiEi family antitoxin domain-containing protein produces the protein MRPTPRQIDKAKEIFRHHGGMLRTAEVIREGIQPRVLYAMRDAGEVTMLRRGCYRLAELDQMAEPDLAVVAKAAPKGVICLVSALSFHDITTQIPRAVDLALPAHTHSPKIEYPPIQPYWFSGQAYSAGVETHDIDGVRVRIYSPAKTVADCFKYRKKIGKDVAMEALRFCRDRKGTSVAEFLEFARICRVQNIMSPYLEAML, from the coding sequence ATGAGACCGACGCCCAGACAGATCGATAAGGCCAAGGAGATCTTCCGCCATCATGGCGGCATGCTCCGCACCGCAGAGGTTATTCGCGAAGGCATCCAGCCGCGAGTGCTTTACGCCATGCGCGACGCCGGCGAAGTCACCATGCTGCGCCGAGGCTGCTACCGGCTGGCTGAACTGGACCAGATGGCCGAGCCAGACCTTGCCGTGGTCGCCAAAGCCGCGCCCAAAGGCGTGATCTGCCTGGTCTCGGCCCTGTCATTCCATGACATCACTACGCAGATTCCCCGCGCTGTGGACCTTGCTCTTCCGGCCCACACGCACAGCCCCAAGATCGAGTATCCGCCCATCCAGCCATACTGGTTCAGCGGACAGGCCTACTCGGCGGGGGTCGAGACGCACGACATCGACGGTGTGAGGGTCCGCATCTACAGCCCCGCCAAAACCGTGGCCGACTGTTTCAAGTACCGCAAGAAGATCGGCAAAGATGTGGCGATGGAAGCCCTGAGGTTCTGCCGCGATCGCAAGGGCACTTCCGTCGCCGAGTTCCTGGAGTTCGCCCGAATCTGTCGAGTGCAGAACATCATGTCGCCGTACCTGGAGGCAATGCTGTGA
- a CDS encoding AAA family ATPase — MIASESTTHVEQYQDIFKRLAGAINEHLELKQDLDESKVRGIVDEAVAAARLPRPVEVHMPDGTVNTLSERTHRQFEQVLSLIGEGHSNIMLVGPAGTGKTTLVKHAAKALGRSFAFISLSAGVTETHIFGRMLPQSDGTWAYVESPFIRIYRNGGVFLFDEVDAADGNVMVSINAALANGVLCNPVNGEVIERHADCVIVAAANTYGRGGDMVYVGRNALDGATLDRFVLSKINVGYDTDLEADMATAVGSKGQALVDWVNRLRDRIADNRLRRIASTRLVEQGVKALSAGRTLEDVKSRFFQDWSADEKSKVGEEA, encoded by the coding sequence ATGATCGCATCAGAATCTACCACGCACGTTGAGCAGTACCAAGACATATTCAAGCGGTTGGCCGGGGCCATCAATGAGCACCTGGAGCTTAAGCAGGACCTGGACGAATCGAAGGTCCGCGGCATCGTCGATGAGGCTGTCGCGGCTGCGCGGTTGCCGCGGCCGGTGGAAGTCCACATGCCCGACGGCACGGTCAACACGCTGTCGGAGCGGACGCATCGGCAGTTTGAGCAGGTGCTGTCCCTGATCGGTGAAGGGCACAGCAACATCATGCTCGTCGGCCCGGCGGGTACGGGCAAGACCACGCTGGTCAAACACGCCGCCAAGGCCCTTGGCCGCAGTTTCGCATTCATCAGTCTCTCGGCCGGCGTGACTGAAACGCACATCTTCGGCCGGATGCTGCCTCAGTCAGACGGCACCTGGGCGTATGTCGAATCGCCCTTCATCCGCATCTACCGCAACGGCGGTGTATTCCTCTTCGATGAAGTCGATGCCGCAGACGGCAACGTCATGGTCTCCATCAATGCGGCCCTTGCCAACGGGGTGCTGTGCAACCCGGTCAATGGCGAGGTGATCGAGCGGCATGCTGACTGCGTCATTGTAGCCGCTGCCAACACGTATGGCCGCGGCGGCGACATGGTCTACGTCGGCCGCAACGCCTTGGATGGTGCCACGCTTGACCGGTTCGTCCTGTCCAAAATCAATGTCGGCTACGACACCGATCTGGAAGCGGATATGGCCACTGCGGTTGGCTCGAAGGGTCAGGCTCTGGTTGACTGGGTGAATCGCCTGCGTGACCGCATTGCGGATAACCGCCTCCGCCGCATCGCCTCCACTCGCCTGGTCGAACAGGGCGTCAAGGCACTGTCGGCCGGAAGAACGCTGGAGGATGTGAAGAGCCGGTTCTTCCAGGACTGGTCAGCGGATGAAAAGTCTAAAGTCGGCGAGGAGGCGTAA
- a CDS encoding DUF6573 family protein: MFKPIKPSKSGHLLDAETWDALRKAGVPEDQLSAEQPFGPVIFAYTRAQAIEDGVLVDVTALARRAGFTIHTAITCGVVAEVTEGMSDERMKQAALLAVLQTLRDCIRRSPNANTDRLEFDVAHWKLWAHVGPGDDAAPVLTIMLIGED, encoded by the coding sequence ATGTTTAAGCCCATCAAGCCCAGTAAATCCGGCCATCTGCTGGATGCAGAAACGTGGGACGCCCTGCGGAAGGCAGGTGTCCCTGAAGACCAGCTCAGTGCCGAGCAGCCCTTTGGGCCAGTGATCTTCGCCTACACGCGTGCTCAGGCCATTGAAGATGGCGTCTTGGTGGACGTGACGGCCCTGGCGCGGCGGGCGGGGTTCACCATCCACACCGCCATCACCTGCGGCGTCGTGGCTGAGGTGACGGAGGGCATGAGCGACGAGCGGATGAAGCAGGCGGCCCTGTTGGCTGTCCTGCAGACCCTGCGCGACTGCATCCGCCGCAGCCCCAATGCCAACACCGATCGGCTTGAGTTCGACGTGGCCCACTGGAAACTGTGGGCCCACGTGGGCCCCGGCGATGACGCTGCGCCGGTGCTCACGATCATGCTCATCGGCGAAGATTGA
- a CDS encoding AAA family ATPase: protein MTSIDQSLLDTIRQRRTAGENLAALAREAGLTWQRLWTLLYPAEHLPTLQPSGTGALTEKYRPTSLDSIWGQDEVVTFLRKFAAAPYPTAMIFEGETGTGKTSAALALAAALGCDMAQKEFGGVHVIASGEQTAEAVRETTRLMWNRPFYGSGWKVIIVNEADRMHPAAETIWLDRLEALPAKTVVVFTTNYAGKLSQRFRDRCTGLTFQSDAQELARSCRQLLSAIWKRETGKSLPASSFSHIVDQATCDGRLSFRRAVQLLTVALAKESLV from the coding sequence ATGACGTCGATAGACCAATCACTCCTGGACACCATCCGCCAGCGCCGCACAGCCGGGGAGAACTTGGCAGCCCTCGCCCGCGAGGCAGGTTTGACCTGGCAGCGGCTCTGGACGCTGCTGTATCCGGCAGAGCATCTCCCCACGCTCCAGCCATCAGGCACCGGCGCCCTCACGGAAAAGTACCGGCCCACCAGCCTGGACAGCATCTGGGGCCAGGATGAGGTGGTGACGTTCCTGCGGAAGTTCGCCGCGGCCCCTTATCCCACAGCCATGATCTTCGAGGGCGAGACGGGCACCGGCAAAACTTCCGCCGCCCTGGCACTGGCCGCGGCACTGGGCTGCGACATGGCCCAGAAGGAATTCGGCGGCGTCCACGTGATCGCCTCGGGCGAGCAGACAGCAGAGGCCGTGCGGGAAACGACGCGGCTGATGTGGAACCGGCCGTTCTACGGCAGCGGCTGGAAGGTCATCATCGTCAACGAGGCGGACCGGATGCACCCGGCGGCCGAGACGATCTGGCTGGACCGCCTGGAGGCCCTGCCGGCAAAGACCGTGGTGGTCTTCACCACCAACTACGCCGGCAAGCTCAGCCAGCGCTTCCGCGACCGCTGCACGGGCCTGACGTTCCAGTCGGACGCTCAGGAACTGGCCCGCTCGTGCAGGCAGCTTCTGTCGGCGATCTGGAAACGCGAGACAGGCAAGAGCCTGCCGGCGAGTTCATTCAGTCACATAGTTGACCAGGCCACGTGTGACGGCCGCCTGAGCTTTCGTCGGGCGGTGCAGTTGCTGACAGTGGCCTTGGCAAAGGAGTCCTTGGTATGA